AGATATGCAGAGAGATTAGGGGAATGATGCTTAACGATGCAATAAAATTCCTTGATGATGTAATTGCAATGAAGAGACCAGTTCCATTGAGAAGATTCAATGACTCACAGGGGCACAAGAGAGGGAAGGGCTTTGGTCCAGGTAGGTATCCAGTCAAGGTTGCAAAGGCAATAAAGAAGATTCTCCTGAATGCAAAGAACAACGCAGAGCAGAAGGGACTTGATCCAGATAAGCTTAAGATCATCCATGCAGCAGCCCACAGGGGCCCAGTGCTCAGGGGGTACATCCCAAGGGCTTTCGGAAGAGCCACCCCCTTCAACGAGGAGACAACGCACATTGAGATAGTTGTTGAAGAGGTAAGGAGGTGAGCTCATGGCTATTGAGAGATACTTCATTAGAGAAGCAGTTAAAGAAATGCTCATCGATGAATATCTGGAAAAGGAATTAAGGAGAGCAGGTTACGGTGGACTGGACATTAAGAAAACACCTCTTGGAACAAAAGTTATAATCTTTGCAGCAAATCCTGGTTATGTTATAGGTAGAGGTGGGAGAAGAATCAGGGAGCTCACAAGGATTCTTGAGAGGCAGTTTGGATTGGAAAATCCACAGATTGAAGTTGAGGAAATCAAGAACCCCTATCTAAACGCAAAGGTTCAAGCCGTTAGGCTTGCCCAAGCTTTAGAGAGGGGCGTTCACTTCAGAAGGGCAGCTTATGCGGCAATTAGGGCAATTATGAGGAATGGTGCAAGAGGCGTCGAGATTCGCCTAAGCGGGAAGCTTACAGGTGAGAGAGCAAAGAGCATTAGATTTTACCAGGGCTACCTTGCAAAAGTCGGAAACCCTGCAGAGACACTCGTTAGCAAGGGATATGCACAGGCTTTGCTTAAGCTTGGTGTTATTGGTGTTAAAGTTGCAATAATGCCGCCAGAGGCAAGGCTTCCAGATGAAATTGAGATTATTGAGAAGCCACTTGAAGAAGAGGTGAGCGAAGGATGAAGCCCAGTGAAATTAGGGAGATGAGCTTGGAGGAGATTGAGCAGAAAATCAGAGAACTTAGGCTTGAGCTTGCTAAGGAAAGGGGAATGCTCACGATGGGAACGTCTTTGGAGAATCCAATGGTTATTAGGAATCTTAGACGGGATATAGCCCGTTTGTTAACAATTAAAAGGGAGAAGTTGAGAGAAAGAAGGTGATGTTTGGTGCCAAGGATAGTAAACCCTCTGGATGAGATGTTATTTAAAGAGGTATTGAAGGAGCAGCAGAGGATTAAGGTCTATATTGAACGTGCAAGGTATGGAAAGCTGAAGACAATAATTGAAGGTATAGACGAGAAGGAATTTGACCTTGAGGAGATAGCAAAAAAACTGAAGGCGAAGCTGGCATGCGGAGGAACAGTAAAGAAAGGAAGGATCGAGCTTCAAGGGGATCACAGAGAAAAGGTCAAGCAATTGTTGGCAGAGTATGGATTTTCAGAGGACTTAATAGAAATCGAGTGAACAAGAAAAAATTAATATGGCACGAGCTAATAGGGCTGAAAGTGAAAATCAAGAAAAGCTCTCATCCAGAGCTGGTTGGCATTGAGGGTTATGTAATAGACGAGACCAGAAATACGCTTACAATCGTCGGGGAAAAGGTTTGGATAATCCCCAAGAACGTTGCTGAATTTGAGTTTGAAGTTGGCGATAAGAAAATCGTGATCGATGGAAAGGATCTGATTGGAAGACCCGAGATGAGATTGAAGAAGAGGTGGAAAAAATGAGAGACATTGGGTTGAGAATTCAACCTCCCGCTGAAAAATGTGATGATCCAAAGTGCCCCTGGCATGGGCACTTAAAAATCCACGGTAGGGTATTTGAAGGAATAGTTGTCAGTGACAAGCCAAGGAGAACCGTTACAGTTGAAAGGCAGTACTACCACTACCTTAGGAAGTATGAGAGATATGAGCTCAGAAGGAGCAAAATACATGCACACAATCCGCCATGCATCAATGCCAGAGCCGGTGATAGAGTGTTGATTGCTGAGACAAGGCCGTTAAGCAAGACAAAGCACTTTGTCGTTGTTGCAGTTTTGCAGAAAGCTGGTAAGAGGTGATTGTGATGGCAAAGAGAGGAAAGAAAGGTGCTGGTGCAACCAGAGGTGTTTCCCCTGTAAGGCCTACAAGGGCTTTACCCGTTGGTGCTTACCTTAAAGTTGCTGACAACAGCGGTGCAAAGGTAATCCAGATCATTGGCGTTGTTGAATATCACGGCGTTAGAAGAAGGTTAGCAAGTGCGGGCGTTGGCGATATGGTAGTTGCGACGGTTAAAAAGGGAAGACCAGACATGAGGCACCAAGTCGTTAGGGCGGTCATTGTTAGACAGAGAAAAGAATACAGAAGATTGGATGGTATGAGGGTTAAGTTTGAGGACAATGCAGCTGTTATCACAACAGAAGATGGTGTTCCAAGAGGAACTGAAATCAGAGGACCAATCGCAAGAGAAGCAGCTGAGAAGTGGGTTAGATTGGGTGGTATTGCGAGCATAGTATTGTGAGGTGAGAGAGATGAGACTTAAGAGTAAGCAACCAAGAAAGCAGAGGAAGTTTTTATATAACGCTCCTCTCCACTTAAGGCACAAAATAATGAGTGCCACACTATCACCAGAGCTCAGGGAGAAATACGGCGTAAGGAACCTGCCAATAAGGACTGGTGATAAGGTTAGAATTATGCGCGGAGATTACAAGGGTATTGAGGGTAAAGTTGTTGAAGTTGACTTAAGGAGATACAGGATTTACGTTGAGGGAGTTACACTTAAGAAGGTCAATGGAACTGAAGTGTTCTACCCAATACATCCCTCAAACGTTATGATTGTTGAGCTTAACCTTGACGATGAGAGAAGGAAGAAGATAATTGAGAGGAGGGCTTGAATATGGCAAGAAAAGGTGCTAAGAGGCATTTAAAGAGGCTTGCAGCTCCAACTCAGTGGTATATTGAGAGAAAAGCCTATAAGTGGGCTGTGAGACCAAGGCCAGGACCGCACAACATGAGAACATCAATTCCACTCCTTTACATCGTTAGAGATTACCTTGGCTATGCAAAGACGGCAAGAGAGGCAAGAAAGATACTCAACGAAGGCAAAATCCTTGTAGATGGGAAGGCAAGGAAGGATTACAAGTTTCCAGTTGGAATTATGGATGTTGTTTCAATCCCAGAGACTGGTGAGCATTACAGGGTTCTACCAAACAGAATTGGCAAGCTCATCCTTCATCCAATAAGCGAGGAAGAGGCTAAGATAAAACCGCTTAGAATTACCAGGAAGGTCATGGTCAAGGGAGGAAACCTTCAGATTGGCTTCCATGATGGGACTAACTATCTCGTAAAGCTCAGCTCACTCACCGATGAAGTCAAAGACCGCTTCAAGACATCATACACAGTCTTCATGAAGATGCCGGAGAGAGAAATCGTTGAGATACTTCCGTTTGAAATCGGTGCATACGTCTTCGTCACACAGGGTAAGAACGTTGCAAGAATTGGTAAGATAGTTGAGGTCAGACACTTCCCAGCGGGCTGGCCAGATGTCGTTACAATTGAAGATCAAGAAGGTGAGCTCTTCGATACGCTCAAAGAGTATGCCTTCGTTATTGGAAAGGACAAGCCAGGGATTTCACTGCCATGAGGTGAATTGGAATGATAGCAAATAGGGAGCAGATTTTAGCTGATTGGGAAGCTCACCCAATGAGGAGGCCGAGGATAGCTAAGGTCACAATCAACATTGGTGTTGGCGAGAGCGGAGAGAGACTAACCAAAGCAGAGTCAATGCTCCAGCAACTTGTTGGGCAGAAGCCAATTAGGAGAAGGGCAAAGAAAACAAACAGGGATTTCGGAATTAGAAGAGGAGAGCCAATAGCTGTAAAAGTTACACTCAGAGGAAAAAAAGCCTATGAAATGCTCAGAAGACTTTTGGCGGCAGTTGACAATAAGCTCAAGGCATCAAGTTTTGATGAACACGGAAACGTCTGCTTTGGAATTGATGAGCACATCAACATTCCTGGAGTTGAATACGACCCAGAGATCGGTATCTTCGGTATGGATGTGTGTGTCACCCTTGAAAGACCAGGATTTAGAGTTGCAAGAAGGAGGAGAAAGAGAACAAAGATACCCACAAGACACAAACTGACAAAAGAAGAAGGTATGGTTTTCATGCAAGAGGAGTTTGGCGTTGAGATTGTGGAGGGATGATTAATGGCGAAGGCAGACTACAACAGGAGAAAACCGAGAAGGTTTGGTAAGGGTGCGAGAAGGTGCATTCGTTGCGGACAGTATGGGCCGATCATCAGAATCCACGGGCTTATGTTGTGCAGGCACTGCTTTAGAGAGATGGCTCCAAAGTTAGGATTTAGGAAATACGAGTGAGGTGAGAGAAAATGACTTTGCTTGATCCGCTGGCAAATGCCCTATCTCATATCACAAACAGTGAGAAGGTTGGGAAGAAGGAGGTTTATATAAAGCCAGCCTCAAAGCTCATTGGGGAAGTTTTGAGGGTTATGCAGGAAAATGGTTACATTGGCGAATTCGAGTTCATCGACGACGGAAGGGCTGGAATTTACAGAGTTCAGCTCATAGGCAAGATAAACAAGGCTGGCGCAATAAAACCAAGATTTCCCGTCAAAGCCAGAGACTATGAGTACTGGGAGAAGAGATTCCTCCCGGCATTCGAGTTTGGAATACTGATAGTCTCAACATCCCAGGGTGTAATGACTCACAAAGAGGCAAGAGATAAGGGGATTGGTGGAAGGCTGATAGCCTACGTCTACTGAGGTGAGAGAGATGCCAATTGACGCATGGGTAAGGGAAGAAGTTGAAATTCCAGAGGGAGTTGAGGTCACTGTTGAGAATAACCTTGTTAAAGTAAAGGGTCCAAAGGGAGAGCTTGAGAGAGAGCTGAAGTATCCGGGAGTCAGGATATTCACGGAGGACGGTAAGGTTGTGATTTACAAGGACTTTCCAAGGAGGAAGGACATAGCAATTGCAAGAACATTCAAGGCACACATAAACAACATGATTAAGGGTGTAACAGAGGGCTTCACATACAAGCTTAAGGTTGTTTACAGCCACTTCCCGATTACCGTTAAGGTTCAGGGAGATAAAGTTGTCATCGAGAACTTCCTTGGTGAAAAAGCTCCAAGAATAGCTCAAATACTGCCGGGAGTCAAAGTCAAAGTCCAGGGACAGGAAATCATCGTTGAAGGGATCGATAAAGAAAAAGTGGGACAAACTGCCGCAAATATTGAGCAGGCAACGAGGATTACAAAGTGGGATAGAAGAGTGTTCCAAGATGGAATTTACATTGTTGAGAAGGCTGGCAAGCCTATAAAATTCTGAGGTGTGAGAAATGAATGAGAAAGCGAGACTCTTAAGAATTAGGGCAAAGCTCAAGAGGAAAAAGCCCAAGTTCCTCAGGCAGGAATGGTGGCGCTTTCCAAAGTTCAAGAATGATCCAAAGTGGAGAAGGCCAAAGGGAATTGACAGCAAGATGAGACTCAAGAAAAAGGGCAAGCCAAGGTCACCAAGCATTGGATGGAGCTCACCCAAACTTGTTAGAGGATTACATCCAAGTGGGTATGAGGAAGTGTTAGTTCACAACGTCAAGGAGCTTGAAGCCCTTGACCCGGCAAGACAGGCAGCAAGGATTGCAAGAACCGTTGGAAAGAAGAAGAGGATTATGATAGTTGAGAGAGCCAGAGAGCTGGGTATTAAGGTGCTCAATGGGTGATAATCATGAGAATGCAGAGAAGAATTGCTGCTGAGATTTTGAAATGTGGTGAGAACAGAATTTGGATTGACCCTGAGAGAATTGAGGATGTCAAATCCGCAATTACAAGGGAAGATATTAAGCGTTTGATAAAAGAGGGGGTCATTAAGAAAAAACCAGTCAAGGGACAGAGCACTTACAGAGCTAAAATAAGGCACGAGCAGAGAAAGAAAGGAAGACACAGGGGGCCAGGAAGCAGAAAGGGTAAGAAGACAGCGAGAATGGGCAAGAAGGAGAGATGGATTATGACCATCAGGGCATTGAGAAAAGAACTTAGAAAGCTCAAGGCAGAGAAGAAGATAGATGTTCACACCTACAGGAGATTGTACATAAGAGCAAAAGGTGGACAGTTCAAGAACAAGCACCAGCTCTACCTGTTCCTTGAGGAGAAGGGAATATTGAAGAGGTGATATAAATGGCACACGGACCAAGATATAGGGTTCCATTCAGGAGAAGGAGAGAAGGTAAGACTAACTATCACAAGCGCTTAGCCCTACTCAAGTCGGGCAAGCCAAGGTTAGTTGTTAGAAAAACATTAAACCATCACATTGCCCAAATCATCGTTTACGATCCAAAAGGTGACAGAACTTTGGTTTCAGCTCATACAAGGGAATTGATGAGGGACTTTGGCTGGAAGGGGCATGGAGGAAACACACCAAGTGCTTATCTGCTTGGTCTGCTTATCGGTTACAAGGCGTTGCAGAAAGGAATAAGCGAAGCCATCCTTGATATAGGCTTACACCCACCAACAAGAGGTTCGAGCATCTTTGCAGTCCTTAAAGGTGCAGTTGACGCTGGTTTAAACGTTCCGCACAGCGAGGAAATTTACCCAGAGGATTATAGGATCAGGGGAGAACACATAGCCGAATACGCTAAGATGCTCAAAGAGGAAGATGAAGAGAGGTATAGGAGACAGTTTGGCGGTTATCTCCTTAAGGGTCTCGAACCTGAAAAGCTCCCAGAGCACTTTGATGAGGTCAAAGCGAGAATAATTGAAAAGTTTGAGGAGGCGAGAGAATGAGCCAAGACTGGAGGGAATACGCTCAAAGGGTATTGGAGGAGTGGCAGCCCAGGACTAAGTTGGGCATGCTTGTTAAAGAAGGACAGATTACCGACATTCATGAAGTATTCAGAAAAGGGTACCAGATTAAGGAGCCAGAGATTGTTGACGTTTTACTGCCGGAGGTTAACGCAAGGGAAAACCAGCAAGTTCTTGACATTGCCCTGACAGTTAGAATGACTGACAGCGGTAGAAGGGTAAGATTCAGGGTCTTGGCAGCAGTTGGTAACAGAGATGGCTATGTCGGATTGGGCATTGGTCACGGAAAGGAAGTGGGAATTGCAATTAGAAAAGCGATAAACTACGCCAAGATGAACATCATTGAAATTAAGAGGGGCTGTGGTTCATGGGAGTGCAGATGCAGGAGACCGCACTCAGTTCCATTCACCGTTGAGGGGAAAGAGGGAAGCGTTAGGGTTAAGCTCATGCCTGGACCAAGAGGTCTTGGTCTCGTTATAGGCGATGTGGGCAAGAAGATACTAACATTGGCGGGAGTTAAAGACGTCTGGAGCCAGAGCTTTGGTGAAACAAGAACAACAGTTAACTTCGCAAAGGCAGTGTTCGATGCACTCTACAACACTAACAGGGTTGCCATTAAACCAGAAATGATTGAGAAGTACGGTATAGTCGTTGGTAGAGAGATGCCCCAGAGCTTTGAACTGTGAGGTGAGCAAAGATGGCAAAAATAGCAATAATTAGGGTTAGAGGAAGGGTTGGAGTTAAGAGACCAGTGAAGGATACACTTGCAATGCTCAGACTTCACAAGGTTAATCATCTCGTTATAGTTGATGACACGCCAAGCTACAAGGGAATGATTCAGAAGGCAAAGGACTACATTACATGGGGTGAAATTAACGCAGAAACACTTGCAAAGCTCATAAGGAAGAGGGGCAGATTAATCGGGAACAAGAGGGTTACAGATGAGTACGTTCAGGAGAAGCTCGGAATGACAATTGAAGAATTCGCAGAAAAAGTCATTAACGGAGAAATGAAGCTCAGCGACTTGCCAAATCTTAAGCCAGTCTTTAGACTCCATCCACCAAGGGGGGGCTTCAAGGGAAGCAAGAAGAGGACATTCAAAGAGGGAGGAGCTTTGGGCTACAGAGGCGAGAAGATTAATGAGCTTATAGAAAGAATGCTGTGAGGTGCTTGTGATGATTAGGAGAAGGAAGAAAGTGAGAAAGCTTCGTGGTTCCCACACTCATGGCTGGGGATGCAAGAAAAAGCACAGGGGCGGAGGTCACAAAGGCGGTAGAGGAATGGCAGGAACTGGGAAGAGAAAGAAGACAAAGTGGACTTGGGTTATTAAGTACATGCCTGATCATCTCGGTAAGAGAGGATTCAGCAGACCAAAAGCTGTCCAAAGAGAAATTGTTGCTGTTAACTTGAAGTTCATTGATGAGCACTTGGACGAGCTCATGCAGATGGGAGTTGCATATGAAGAGAATGGAAAGATCATCGTTGACACAACCCAGTTCGCCGACAAAGTCTTAGGTACTGGAAAGCTCACAAAGCCTTTGGTCATTAAAGCTTATGCATTCTCCCCCAAGGCTCAGGAAAAGATTAGAGAAGCAGGGGGAGAGGCTGTCCTTGCTTGATCTTTTTATTTTAACTTTTGGCAGGTGTTAATCATGGGCGTAAGAGATGTAGTATATGCATTAGAAAGATGGTTTCCAGAAATCGAAAGACCAAAACGACATGTCCCCTTGAAAGAAAAGTTTGCTTGGACGGGTATTGTATTGTTGTTATACTTTATACTCTCAGAAATACCCCTATTTGGAATGCCTCCAACTGTTCAGGATTATTTTCAAACTTTGAGAGTTGTTCTTGCGGGTAGAAGTGGAAGCATTCTCACTCTGGGTATCGGACCTATAGTCACAGCCGGAATTATCATGCAGCTTTTAGTCGGTTCTGAAATTATTAAGCTTGATTTATCTGATCATGAGGATAGAAGGTTCTATCAGGCACTGCAGAGGGTATTCGCAGTGTTCATGTGCTTCTTTGAGGCAGCCATCTATGTATTTGCCGGTGCCTTTGGGAATCCAGCATTAAGCATTAAAATACTCCTGATGCTGCAACTGGCTATGGGTGGAATACTGCTCATCATAATGGATGAACTTGTGAGCAAATGGGGAATTGGGAGTGGTATAAGCCTTTTCATTGCGGCTGGTGTTTCCCAGACAATAATTACAAGAGCGTTCAACCCACTAACCACAACTCAAGTGATTGATCCCCTCACTGGAAAACCTGCTATAATTGGTGCGATTCCTGCGTTTATCCAGCATTTAATCAACGGTGATTTGACAGGTGGATTTTATAGAGGTAACCTGCCAGACATGAGCAATGTGCTTGCAACATTTGTTGTCTTCCTCATAGTGGTTTACTTAGAAAGCATGCGTGTTGAAATTCCACTCAGCTACGGAAGAGTCACGGTTAGGGGAAGATATCCAATCAGGTTCATGTACGTTTCAAACATTCCAATTATCCTGACTTTTGCACTTTATGCAAATATCCAGCTCTGGGCGAGATTACTGCAAAGAATCGGATATCCAATTTTGGGGCAGTTTGACCCAGAAACAGGTGCAGCGATTTCGGGATTTGTCAGGTATACAATTCCTCCAAGGGACATTTTCCACGTTACGGCTGATCCAGGAAGGGCTCTAATCTATGCTCTCATGACAATCACTTGGTCACTGATATTTGGATTTCTCTGGGTTGAGCTAACTGGATTGGATGCAAAAAGTATAGCAAGACAACTTCAAAGAGCAGGGCTTCAGATCCCCGGATTCAGGAGAGATCCAAGAATACTGGAGAGGGTCCTCCAGAGGTACATTCCATACGTAACCTTCTGGGGTTCATTTACATTGGCAGTGGTTGCAATACTGGCAGATTTCCTTGGAGCATTAGGAACTGGAACTGGAATACTGCTGACTGTTGGTATACTCTACAGGTTCTATGAAGAGATAGCCAGAGAGCAAGTAAGCGAAATGTTCCCAATGTTGCGCAGGTTCTTTGGTTGACATTTCTTTTTCCAAAAAATCTTTAAACCCCCACTTCTTTTATCCCTTTGACAGCAAATTTCATTGAGCTTAATCTCAGATTCATTAGGGTGGTATCGATGCCATTTGTGGTCATGATAACTGGTATTCCTGGGGTAGGTAAGAGTACTATAACAAGATTAGCTTTAAGAAGAACCCGGGCTAAATTCAGGCTCATCAACTTTGGAGACTTAATGTTTGAGGAAGCTGTAAAGTTGGGCTGGGTTAGGCACAGGGATGAGATGAGAAAACTGGATCTGCCAAAGCAGAGAATCCTTCAGCAGAAAGTAGCAGAAAAAATTGCAGAGATAGCAAAAAAAGAACCCGTCTTGTTAGATACTCATGCAACGATCAGAACCCCTCTCGGCTATCTGCTTGGATTTCCTCGAAAAGTTATTGAGACAATAAACCCCACTTTCATTGTAATAATAGAAGCCACTCCAAGCGAGATCCTCGGAAGAAGATTGAGGGATCTCAAAAGAGATAGAGATGTTGAAACTGAAGAACAAATCCAGAGACATCAAGATTTAAATAGGGCTGCTGCGATAAGCTATGCAATGCATTCCAATGCACTTATAAAGATAATTGAAAACCATGAAGATAAGGGTCTTGAAGAGGCGGTTAATGAGTTAGTAAAAATACTTGATTTGGCG
Above is a genomic segment from Thermococcus sp. SY098 containing:
- the rplV gene encoding 50S ribosomal protein L22, with the translated sequence MSRGRFGYSFQNFDPERMARASGRDLRISPKFSVEICREIRGMMLNDAIKFLDDVIAMKRPVPLRRFNDSQGHKRGKGFGPGRYPVKVAKAIKKILLNAKNNAEQKGLDPDKLKIIHAAAHRGPVLRGYIPRAFGRATPFNEETTHIEIVVEEVRR
- the rpsC gene encoding 30S ribosomal protein S3; this encodes MAIERYFIREAVKEMLIDEYLEKELRRAGYGGLDIKKTPLGTKVIIFAANPGYVIGRGGRRIRELTRILERQFGLENPQIEVEEIKNPYLNAKVQAVRLAQALERGVHFRRAAYAAIRAIMRNGARGVEIRLSGKLTGERAKSIRFYQGYLAKVGNPAETLVSKGYAQALLKLGVIGVKVAIMPPEARLPDEIEIIEKPLEEEVSEG
- the rpmC gene encoding 50S ribosomal protein L29, which encodes MKPSEIREMSLEEIEQKIRELRLELAKERGMLTMGTSLENPMVIRNLRRDIARLLTIKREKLRERR
- the yciH gene encoding stress response translation initiation inhibitor YciH; translated protein: MVPRIVNPLDEMLFKEVLKEQQRIKVYIERARYGKLKTIIEGIDEKEFDLEEIAKKLKAKLACGGTVKKGRIELQGDHREKVKQLLAEYGFSEDLIEIE
- a CDS encoding ribonuclease P protein component 1, with the translated sequence MRRNSKERKDRASRGSQRKGQAIVGRVWIFRGLNRNRVNKKKLIWHELIGLKVKIKKSSHPELVGIEGYVIDETRNTLTIVGEKVWIIPKNVAEFEFEVGDKKIVIDGKDLIGRPEMRLKKRWKK
- a CDS encoding 30S ribosomal protein S17, with product MRDIGLRIQPPAEKCDDPKCPWHGHLKIHGRVFEGIVVSDKPRRTVTVERQYYHYLRKYERYELRRSKIHAHNPPCINARAGDRVLIAETRPLSKTKHFVVVAVLQKAGKR
- a CDS encoding 50S ribosomal protein L14 encodes the protein MAKRGKKGAGATRGVSPVRPTRALPVGAYLKVADNSGAKVIQIIGVVEYHGVRRRLASAGVGDMVVATVKKGRPDMRHQVVRAVIVRQRKEYRRLDGMRVKFEDNAAVITTEDGVPRGTEIRGPIAREAAEKWVRLGGIASIVL
- the rplX gene encoding 50S ribosomal protein L24 — encoded protein: MRLKSKQPRKQRKFLYNAPLHLRHKIMSATLSPELREKYGVRNLPIRTGDKVRIMRGDYKGIEGKVVEVDLRRYRIYVEGVTLKKVNGTEVFYPIHPSNVMIVELNLDDERRKKIIERRA
- a CDS encoding 30S ribosomal protein S4e gives rise to the protein MARKGAKRHLKRLAAPTQWYIERKAYKWAVRPRPGPHNMRTSIPLLYIVRDYLGYAKTAREARKILNEGKILVDGKARKDYKFPVGIMDVVSIPETGEHYRVLPNRIGKLILHPISEEEAKIKPLRITRKVMVKGGNLQIGFHDGTNYLVKLSSLTDEVKDRFKTSYTVFMKMPEREIVEILPFEIGAYVFVTQGKNVARIGKIVEVRHFPAGWPDVVTIEDQEGELFDTLKEYAFVIGKDKPGISLP
- a CDS encoding 50S ribosomal protein L5 → MIANREQILADWEAHPMRRPRIAKVTINIGVGESGERLTKAESMLQQLVGQKPIRRRAKKTNRDFGIRRGEPIAVKVTLRGKKAYEMLRRLLAAVDNKLKASSFDEHGNVCFGIDEHINIPGVEYDPEIGIFGMDVCVTLERPGFRVARRRRKRTKIPTRHKLTKEEGMVFMQEEFGVEIVEG
- a CDS encoding 30S ribosomal protein S14, which codes for MAKADYNRRKPRRFGKGARRCIRCGQYGPIIRIHGLMLCRHCFREMAPKLGFRKYE
- a CDS encoding 30S ribosomal protein S8; translated protein: MTLLDPLANALSHITNSEKVGKKEVYIKPASKLIGEVLRVMQENGYIGEFEFIDDGRAGIYRVQLIGKINKAGAIKPRFPVKARDYEYWEKRFLPAFEFGILIVSTSQGVMTHKEARDKGIGGRLIAYVY
- a CDS encoding 50S ribosomal protein L6, which produces MPIDAWVREEVEIPEGVEVTVENNLVKVKGPKGELERELKYPGVRIFTEDGKVVIYKDFPRRKDIAIARTFKAHINNMIKGVTEGFTYKLKVVYSHFPITVKVQGDKVVIENFLGEKAPRIAQILPGVKVKVQGQEIIVEGIDKEKVGQTAANIEQATRITKWDRRVFQDGIYIVEKAGKPIKF
- a CDS encoding 50S ribosomal protein L32e, translated to MNEKARLLRIRAKLKRKKPKFLRQEWWRFPKFKNDPKWRRPKGIDSKMRLKKKGKPRSPSIGWSSPKLVRGLHPSGYEEVLVHNVKELEALDPARQAARIARTVGKKKRIMIVERARELGIKVLNG
- a CDS encoding 50S ribosomal protein L19e translates to MRMQRRIAAEILKCGENRIWIDPERIEDVKSAITREDIKRLIKEGVIKKKPVKGQSTYRAKIRHEQRKKGRHRGPGSRKGKKTARMGKKERWIMTIRALRKELRKLKAEKKIDVHTYRRLYIRAKGGQFKNKHQLYLFLEEKGILKR
- a CDS encoding 50S ribosomal protein L18, which encodes MAHGPRYRVPFRRRREGKTNYHKRLALLKSGKPRLVVRKTLNHHIAQIIVYDPKGDRTLVSAHTRELMRDFGWKGHGGNTPSAYLLGLLIGYKALQKGISEAILDIGLHPPTRGSSIFAVLKGAVDAGLNVPHSEEIYPEDYRIRGEHIAEYAKMLKEEDEERYRRQFGGYLLKGLEPEKLPEHFDEVKARIIEKFEEARE
- the rpsE gene encoding 30S ribosomal protein S5, whose translation is MSQDWREYAQRVLEEWQPRTKLGMLVKEGQITDIHEVFRKGYQIKEPEIVDVLLPEVNARENQQVLDIALTVRMTDSGRRVRFRVLAAVGNRDGYVGLGIGHGKEVGIAIRKAINYAKMNIIEIKRGCGSWECRCRRPHSVPFTVEGKEGSVRVKLMPGPRGLGLVIGDVGKKILTLAGVKDVWSQSFGETRTTVNFAKAVFDALYNTNRVAIKPEMIEKYGIVVGREMPQSFEL
- a CDS encoding 50S ribosomal protein L30, producing the protein MAKIAIIRVRGRVGVKRPVKDTLAMLRLHKVNHLVIVDDTPSYKGMIQKAKDYITWGEINAETLAKLIRKRGRLIGNKRVTDEYVQEKLGMTIEEFAEKVINGEMKLSDLPNLKPVFRLHPPRGGFKGSKKRTFKEGGALGYRGEKINELIERML
- a CDS encoding uL15m family ribosomal protein, with translation MIRRRKKVRKLRGSHTHGWGCKKKHRGGGHKGGRGMAGTGKRKKTKWTWVIKYMPDHLGKRGFSRPKAVQREIVAVNLKFIDEHLDELMQMGVAYEENGKIIVDTTQFADKVLGTGKLTKPLVIKAYAFSPKAQEKIREAGGEAVLA
- the secY gene encoding preprotein translocase subunit SecY, with translation MGVRDVVYALERWFPEIERPKRHVPLKEKFAWTGIVLLLYFILSEIPLFGMPPTVQDYFQTLRVVLAGRSGSILTLGIGPIVTAGIIMQLLVGSEIIKLDLSDHEDRRFYQALQRVFAVFMCFFEAAIYVFAGAFGNPALSIKILLMLQLAMGGILLIIMDELVSKWGIGSGISLFIAAGVSQTIITRAFNPLTTTQVIDPLTGKPAIIGAIPAFIQHLINGDLTGGFYRGNLPDMSNVLATFVVFLIVVYLESMRVEIPLSYGRVTVRGRYPIRFMYVSNIPIILTFALYANIQLWARLLQRIGYPILGQFDPETGAAISGFVRYTIPPRDIFHVTADPGRALIYALMTITWSLIFGFLWVELTGLDAKSIARQLQRAGLQIPGFRRDPRILERVLQRYIPYVTFWGSFTLAVVAILADFLGALGTGTGILLTVGILYRFYEEIAREQVSEMFPMLRRFFG
- a CDS encoding adenylate kinase, yielding MPFVVMITGIPGVGKSTITRLALRRTRAKFRLINFGDLMFEEAVKLGWVRHRDEMRKLDLPKQRILQQKVAEKIAEIAKKEPVLLDTHATIRTPLGYLLGFPRKVIETINPTFIVIIEATPSEILGRRLRDLKRDRDVETEEQIQRHQDLNRAAAISYAMHSNALIKIIENHEDKGLEEAVNELVKILDLAVEEYA